The Montipora foliosa isolate CH-2021 chromosome 10, ASM3666993v2, whole genome shotgun sequence genomic sequence CGAAATGCAGTaagatttattcgtttttcagatttttacgGCTGCCACTCATTTGTGGCAGTTGATTGTTGCTCTTGGCTTCAACTAGTTTCTTTTCCAGTGAGCCTTATTACCTCcttttttcccattgatttatggCCTGCGTGTTTCCATCAATTAGCAGGAAAAAGttggtccgtaacttacagtaaaGACCTCGAACTTGGTTAGCAAAAGGTATTTATTGCCTTTTGCAGTAAAGTAAAAAAGCACAGGAGGAACAAAGAACAGCAACAGAAAAAGAGAACCCATTACTGGTATATGGGTGTAAATTACCAAACAGAGAAGTCTTATCTAAGAAAGCCAGGGTTCTGGTATCCTGTGAAGTTTCATTCTTTTGACCGTAAATTGATGTCTGGTTCCTTTAGAAACCCTGTTTGGAACCAGAGCACCCTCCTGACCAAAGTTCTCTAAATGAGCAGATGTCTAGCCTTGGAATTGCAGAATGCTCTGGACTGAATGCACTAACAGAGCATCATGATTCTGCTCAGGAAGACAGACCACAGGGCGCTAGTATAGAACGGTCTACCGAGAATATGAAAGTTCAACAACCAGTTTTTGATGTTTCGAGAGAAGAATTTGAGAGGTTGAAGAGAGAGCTTCAGGAAATGCGTGAACAGCTTTTTGCTGTTAATGCTGCACACAACAATGAGAAACAGGCACTTGAACAACAGGTAAGGATTGATTTAATTGCTTGAAGCATACAGAGCTTTTCTCATATTTTATGctaattttttatttaaattttctttgatttgcctgAAGTATTGCACATGCTCAGTCGTTTAAAACAGACAAGTTGTTACTTCTTTTTTTACTTGGACTTGCCTATTTAAGAAGTGTTATTCTCAGGATTCGTACGGGTTATGGAGAACCTGGAAAGTCATGAAATTTTATGGtcggtcatggaaagtcattgagaattaaaattatcaatggTAGATTAATCATTGCAGCTGTCAAAGcaaagataaaatgaaataaagacgAGTTTCTATCAAACAGTTCCAAAGTTTGGTGGACAGAGGttgttaatttattcaaacttgAACTGAGTTATGTCAGGAAATATCCTAAAATAAGGatagttttgaaaaattttcttagTGACAGCTAAACTTAAGGTCATGGAAAGGTAGAAAaagtcatggaaagtcatggaatttgaagAGCTTAAAAGAGTACGAACCTTGTGTTCAGTGTCTCACTGATGCACCCACCAGTATTTCAAAATGTACTTCACAGACTTCTGTTTAATTTGACATCCTTCAGTCTGAAATGTCAGCTGTTGTTCATCCTGACCTTGGGAAGACTGACGTTTTTTCTCACCCTTGGCTCCTAAAGATTAAGTTGAAGAAACGGCTGACGTTTAGACAAGACATTGAAATTCCGACTGAATCAATGAACGCTCCCCTATAACGGTACTGCATCATTTGTTATAAAACGAGtgtgtggaaaacgaagaccgatGACGAACGTCCCGGAAAACAAAGACcgtccattaaaaaaaataacattcaaCAGTAAGTGGCACACAGAATTTCAGTTTCTGTGATGATATCTGTGATGATATCACATGGTTGTCGATTTTTGGGCTTTCTTTTCGACCCACTGGCCTCGGTGTTTAGAAATGGAATTGACCACGTACTAATTCACCTGAATTGACTCTAAACAAGAGAAATGATATGAGTTGCTATTTCTCGTTTGATATGTCATATCATCTGGTTGTCTTGGTTTTCCAGGGGTTTGGCATGTGGTCATTCTTCGTATTCTTCTTAATCGCTGAGAAGATGGGCGAATCCTCCACATCCTagttcccaggaccttttccctCTATTTGGGGGTGAGCACCCCACCCCACTTTAAAGCAATGGGAAAGttcctgggaacgaagttggaCACTCAACATGAGGTCCCTCGACACTCTAAAAGTAACTCTTATCAGCTCGTTTGAAGCATTATTTTGATACTGAATGGCGCAGAGGCGCTTTTACACTCTGCAGTAAAATTATAAGTTGGTCGGGAAACTGAAGTGTTGATCCCAACTCCTCTGAGGagtttttttcaacatttttcgtgTCATGTGCCTGTCAGTTGTTTTGATATGTTGTTGTGTCCCGAGACATACGGTTAGCTATTAGGTTTTTGTAAGGGCAAATGTTTAAAGTTATCCAATTAAAAAAAGTCATCATGATCGTTACCATTATGGCTTTCATTGGCAttgtttatttgttgttttcatcaTTATCTTTTGTAGAATGGGTCTGTTCGTTTTCATCTTACAGCCTTCCTTGATAGTACATTTGAAAAACATTCGCCATGGGAAATTTTCTGATcagttctgttgtaaagcacgcaggcgGCGggtagagcacgaaagaagtgtagagGAACTGGCACGAGACGTAGTCGTTCTatccgcttcctaagtgctttacaacagaacacaTCACAGGCGAGGctcctttatttgttttacaCTGTACAATAATTTAAGAGTGTTTTAATTTCCTCACGTATtcggctaaaattttcggaaaaaTCTCGTAAAGCATGCGGTTTTAACCATTCAGAGTGCACTTTATATCGAAACTCATTGTAAGTacaggaaatcgtatgaacacaagtgcatttcgtgatctatgggcacgagtgatgttttgaaagttctccgCGAGTGcaataactttcaaaacatcacgattgaccataaatcacgaaatgcgcGGGTAAGATCCTTAAATTTTAAAactatatactcaacaaaatcactccattGCTTTGTTTCCaaagcaacttccgtattgcactctttaaacctatttatgcattcgtcattggccaatcaaaaaaaaaagaaaaaaagaaaaaaaacagaaacgcGATGTTTTGTTGAGCCAGAAGCTcttgaccttgaagcgtttaactctggttccgagctggggtttttttaatttaacgtagctcgtgcgttttcccgcgcgtgcagcttcgatcttatttttgtccatatttgggcataaaattggtggcctaaaatccccagctttgttccaaggaaaagagttgcaagttacacgcttcaaggtcacgtgcttcaagttgagtatataataataaGGTTAAAAGGGTCGAAGTCGATGTGCTGAACCTGTCAACCCCCTTTTACCTTAGGTGACCTGGTTTTGTGCTGAACTCAATTGCAAGCGTGTTAGTGATGACAAAAACATGGACGTAGCCCTCCTCCAGAGTCAACTATATCATTTGGAGGCTTGCAATGCTGATTTGCAGGCTCGTCATGCTGCACTGCAAGCGCAGGTTGGACGTATGGAAGGTCAGTAACGTCCTCATAATTCAGATGCCTTTCGACCTGAGCCATTCAAGTCAAGGCTGTGCATGGCCATTGGCTCCACTCAGATGTCTGTTGCGACCGATTTAATGTAGGTTCACAATGACGGcagagtgagagatactttgtTGTCATGTTCTTAGAACAGTTGCATTGGGCTAGCAATCCAGACGCGTTTGATTCGCGACAGAATTTCCAGCACGAAAAGGGATAACGAAAAACATGGAAAGTTCATGTTCAAAGGTTACTGTGCGATGTGAAGCGCAGGAAGTGGGAGTGAGCAATCACTTTTGAAACTGTGCGAAAGTGCTATGTGTATGTTCTTCTTAATTTTAgcccaatttttttaaaagaatcgttGGTTCAGGGTTTTGTGGTTGTCAACTCCTTTCAAGGTTTAGTGAATActaggttttcaaatttgacacAACTAGGTTTTTTGTTCTTGTATCTGAATCAACAATATTTGGAGTCGTTGGCGATGACGACAGCGTAGAATTTGATTAAAATCGCGCAAAATTTGTAACTTTTAGTAAATTTAACGCGGCTTAAATCCTCAAAATCCTCTGACCGATCTGTTGTAATTAATAGTTCgagatatttacccaggaagctccactcacctGAAAGTGGTTTACAGGGAGGTCCTGCATCCGATCAAATTTGAGTatagaaatgttggtttttgatggaaggggaaaaccggacaaaaacctctcgaagcggaggaaagaaccaacaacaaacttaccCCAGATATGGCCACGAGTCCTGAAccgaacccgagccacattggtgggaggcgattgCTTTCACTACTACGCATCCCTGCTTCCCTCCTTTTTATCAAAGTAATTGTATAGAAAAGGGTTTTAAGCTTACGTtgtttttactgtaaaatatTTGTCACAGTATTGAAAAGGACGTAAGTACTGAGTAAGGTTTTTATATTCTGTGAAGTAGGTTTTACTTTCGATAGAAATCACTGTGGTCATGCAGAGCTCAGCTGACCGTTGGTTAGCTGAGGTTTGGCTCTAATGGCTGCGTTTATCAGCAAACATGCTCTAGCGAGGATCTTTGCTTTGCACACATTACTAAACCCGTCGAGGTTGAAATACAGGTAtacaatttacaattttgttaAAAGAACTCTCGAATAGTGGTCGGAGTGGTAGAATAtagataataattaatattgtcCTTCATCCACCCAATGAAGGATTTTTACGTCATTCTTAAAGAAAGACTTAAATTTTAATCACAGCTCTTTTAGAAAACGCAAGCTACTGTAGGGTATTGTCATTATCGTTCTTTTGAGTTGGGCGATAAGATGCTTTATTTTCGGGATATAATCAAGGAGTAATAAACTACATTTTAAATGTGCAGTTTGTTTTTTACTTCTTCCACTGGCCTCGCCCCATCAccaaaaagaagaagaatttcGCATACCCGGTTGAGATCTATCTTTTGACCAAAGACGGTTCCTTCCTACTTTTTTATTCAAGGCGTTTGTTGTAGAGAAAAATCTGGAAAGCGAAAGGTGGATTTATTCTGTACTGCGTGGGAaacttatttttcagtttcgtTCGACTGCTTCTCGAAAGAAATGAATGACGTATTTGCTGGTGATGACTTTGTAAAAAGTTCTGTGAAATTTCAACTGACGACATTTTCGGTAGAGTGCGCGTCTTACAACAACACCTTAAGCCTCAAGTAAGATTTAACTGTTTCCATGGTAAACAAATCACTGAGGCTGAAATCGAGTGACATTTGTTGAGAACACGTGTCGGCAGAAAGTCACGGTAGTTGAAGCCCACCTCTTTCAACGTTGTTGGGTGTGCGAGTGCAAgctaatcggtctctcaatgacgtatccttGTCGGTACATGTATCCAttgtaacaaccgcggctgcagcctgggactgaatacaaggCTTGTCGAATCAAATGATGACGTGTTCAAACCCTTTGtccaccccagcagtcaacgTCATTCAACagaatcgaacggatgttgaagcaaatgttaattagccactatcaaaaataccataatactctttgtttgtccctccaaaattttgcataagcattgtttttgttttctcttggactaacaaagagtattatggtatttttgatagtggctaattTGAAGCCGTTTGCCCGTGCCTTCAGCTCTCGTGAGAAAGGTTCTAGTCACGGACTTTTTGGTGGCAAATAGGGTTGTGTGAGTCAAAAGCCAGATATTTGTCGGTGTGCGAACACATTTCATAGACCACTAATGCAATAACGTAAGACACAATGACCGCGCGCGCGGTTTCATCGTGTCGCTCCGGTGTAGGTACAGGGGGAAGGTAGGTTAGGAGTGAGTTAGCGAAAGCTCGAGTCATTTAAATGTAAATATGCCTAAAGAAAGAtaataggctatttccgagttcatggctgcctccttttcaaagcgagtctaagtgcgaagtttttcttatgaaaattagttttcattcatatgtaaagtagcaccaattaccataacaaaaacttcgcacttagaatCGCTTTTAGGAGGAGGcagccatgaactcggaaatggcctattgagatCTGCACTCGAAACAAGAGCAAAGCCACATAAAAAAGAatgcggaaatttaaactaTCTGGGTGGTAAGAAAGTATGCGTAAGAATAAATGTCAAAAACTCAGGACTTTCTAATAAAAACACGGTAATTGATCAGGCTACTTAGCATGTCCAAGAAAACATTGAGAAGAAGGGGCCCCAAGGTTGAGCCCTGGTAGATTCCATCTTTTACCGAATCCCAGTCGGACaggttgtcgtcaatcttgacATGTTGCTTTTGCTCCGTTAGCCCACAACACCAAAAGTGGGGAGCCTCCCCAGTCCCTCCCTCTCCGCGGCCACTGTAGTTAAGATTGATctggtgatctggtgacgtaatttggaggactgggaagaaaaattttaacgccgtatcccacaacagcgcgcggccttaggtgttgctTCCAAACTCCcagcagtatttccatcgccaaaactctacagatcattccgtgtctaccacatttcctgttactgactGAACATTCAAGAAGAACCGACGAGATcgcttctgccatgttgaatcaaaaataaggccgcgcgcggttgtgggatacggcgttaaaatttttctccccagtcctccgaattacgtcaccagatcacctggagtaGTTACGCCGTAAGCCGACAGCTTTGCAAGGACTAGGTTGTGATTAATAGAGGCAAATGCTTTGAAAGGATCAATGGCGATTGCGGCATTGTGTTCCTTAATATTGTCCGAACTTATTCTGTTCTTATATCTTCGCGTATTTTAAGAGGAGCTGTTAAATTGCTCATGAATGTCCCGGTAAAGAATCGAGATTGGCTGTCACTGAGAAATTTGTGACGGAATTCGTACAACTGGTCGAAAGTGACTCAATCGGCTAGTTTTGAAACAGCAGGCATTACAGGCACGGGACGATAGTTAGATTGCAGTTTCAGTGCGCTTTTTATAGATCGGAGAAACCATGGGTAGGTTTTACAGTCACGAGACCAGCTGCTGTTACAGGAATTATGCACTGATTGATCAATTTTGTGAGAGAACTGAGAATTGCTGCTTCAGCAAACTTAAGCATACGAAGATCGGAGATATGCCATCAGAGCCAGAAGCCTTGTTCACCTGGACATTGTAGATAATCCTTCGGAAGTTGGAACCCCGGACAGAGGTGAAAGAAAAATTCATACGGCCCTTGAATTTCTGTTAAGTGGCATTAGCAATACTGGTTCATGCATGTTGCACGagtgaaataaaaatgaataaaatgaatgtatattttaagTGTGGATTATTGATTAAATAGAGAAGTGatatgacctctgcgatgccagtgcagtGTTGTTATGAGCCAtgcactcagttgggagcaggtcagttTTGTTGGGCCAATTTGGTCCCTTAAGGTTACGGAACAGGTTCGAGGGTcaaatttttccaaaattgtGATATTTGGCGTACATAAACTATGTGGTCTAGAATTTCTTATGCAGAAAAAAATTCCGAAATCTCTTTTCACTCCGGAGTTATtgtaagtttccttttttttgcgGATGGAATGAATGTATTTTTGAAATGCGGGTTATTGACGAAAGAGAGACGCGATCCTcgtacttatctggacaatttaagcaattatctctggtagacacctgaaaatccCGTTTGgagtcacctgaatttttcaggtgtctataagaggaAATTGCTTAAAGTGCggggatcacttctatcttctGTCTCTCAGTTTAATATGGCTGCTGCCTCTGTCTTTGCTAAGTAAACAATGAAATTTCTTCCGGTATTCCCAGGGTGTTCATAATTTATAGACAGATCAGTGCAGTATGATTTTACGACCATTGAGGGCCTGATTACAGGGTGAGTTGCGGCCCGGGCCGAAATTTTGCTGCGATTACAACCTAGCCCGGTTTCATAAACCGGGCTAGGATTTtaagcccgggctgaaattcagCCCGCGTTGAAACCTTCTCCATGTAATcgccactttcatttcaacagGATTTCTTTGAGAACGCGAGCTGAAATCAcagcccggctaaccgggctgaaattttagctcaggctgaaatttgccaTGTAATCGGGCCCTAAGTTAACCGTACAGCGGGTAATTCAGACGATAATTTGAATGTGAAAGTGTGTAGAGGCTTATTATAATAGTCATTTTGTGATTGCCTTGGTTTTACAGTGCTATATGACGGCAAGCGATATTTTCTGCTTAGATACGCACCTttgcaccactttttcaaccaatgaaaaccGAAACCAAAAGTTAGAGAAAGCGGCTAAATGTTTTTGCCTGGAATACCAAACGGTTCAGCGCTCTTTTCCCAGCTAGTTCCGATTAGTCAGAGTAATTATTTTGATTCTTTAACAAAGACGCATTGAATCAATCAGAACCTCATGACCTTGTGAAACTGGGTTTTCTGAGTTAaagaatttccttatttggatgtaacgtagctcgtgcgttttcccgcgcgtgcagcttcgatcttatttttgtccatatttgggcataaaattagTGTCCTAAAATTCCCAactttgtttcaaggaaaagagttgcaagttacacgcttcaaggtcatgtgcttctgatCAATTTGTTTAAAGGTTTTGAATGCGTACAATGGGCAAattaaaatggacaaattttAATTGAGCTCTAATCTCTCAATATTCTTTCGTAAATGAGACGAAATGTCTGCGGGTGTTCTTATTCTTCCCTAGTTTGATGCCTCACGGTTTCAATTCACAACATCCTATGGCTCACAATCACTCGATGTCAACTGCGTTTTTTAAAACCTTGAGAAAGTACCTGTATATTTGTCACTTGTCCATCTTGTTAATGTGCAGTATACCTTATCTTGTAGGTCTCAAAAGTCACGAACTTTCTCGAACAATTCCACTAGTCACCGTGGGTGAAATACTGATTTGATGCGTCTCAAAAACCTCAAAAACCCACTTACTCCTTATAAATCATACTGAATCAGCCTCAAACACAACAGATTTTGTGGAAATTGCCAGATTGCAACCCTTTGAGCCACAATTGAATTGTGGTTAAAGTTTTAATTCAAACGTGaatcttttccaaattaaatcTTGAAAAGCCTCGATCCCACTCGGAATCATTTTGACTGTTCCTTTTTGTAATAAGTGAGAATACTTTTACGTAAATAACGAAGAAGTTAATGAGAATTGGAATCTCTTTCTCATttacaggaattttttttatacTCTCCGAGACCATAATGGattaaaatctgaaaaaaatgacGTTTTGATGCCAAGATGCATCTGGGGAGCTTCGCATATTCGGCACCAGACACCCATAACCGAGAATTGTCGACCTCTCTCATTCGGCCTCAGCCTATCAGTTTACTGTAtaagggacctttagatcggaggacaaggacgactacgagtgcaagttttccgttctgagcacgcgcacttcaaAAAATGTCGGCTTCCAAAtctatgcgcatgctcagtacgcaAATTTCGTACTGGTAATCGTCCTCGTCCtccaatctaaaggtccctattatctAGCTTTAGAATACGGGTCTTGGCCAAATCTGGCAATCAGATTGGGCCTGCTGACCACAACGCCTGTGATTGGTCTGCAACCAAGTCACTCTAGCCGCAAAATAATGGATCGTGCAAGCAACGTAATACCGCCATATTTTTCCCCCGCAAAAATCTAGCAGTAGCCACCCGAAAAATATGACGAAAACTGATCGCCGCATTCCATTACGAATCGAGAGTTCTGGGTTATGGACTTTACCAGATCAGATTTAGCACACCCAAGGATAAAAAAAGGTCTCTTAGTTACTCATTTGACAGCTGTGTTAAATAGTCAGAATGTGTTGAGTTGGTAACACTGTGACGCTTCAAATATATACGAGTCAAAACCCACAGCGACCAgtggaatagaccttttcagcttgtacattttgttttcccaatactgatcatgtgataatactcaggaggtttgggcttttgttttgttcattaaaatgagggcatgcaagcatgaatatgcctccatgcactctttttaatgaacaaaacaaaggaccaagcctcctgagtattatcacatgatctgtattgggaaaacaaaatgtacaagccgcaAAGGTCTATTCCACTGGTCGCTGAGGTAATTAGAGCGCATTAAAATTTGTTCATTATGGTTTGCCAATTGTGCACATTTAAAACCGTTAATCAATTGATTCAATGTCACAATGTTAATGAATCAAAATAATTACTCTGACTAATCGAAATAGTTGGGAAAAGACTGATGAAACGATTAGTATTTGACAAaattacatgtagcttttaAAGTTACATTTGGttgtcatttcttttaaaaaaaaagtgtaacGCTTTTAAGCAGAATACTAAGTATAACACTGCAAAAGCAGGGAAACGAAGGCAATGACAGAATGACTTAAACACTTTCACATTTTCACAGTCAAATTAGTGTCTTAATTACCCTGGTTTTTCCACGAGACGCGGATGCAACAGCGCACGGGCAAGTAAGGAAATACGGTCATTGTGTCTTACGTAAAGTTAGCCGGCGAGCGGACTCTCTCTTCTCCCACCGAGAAGaaagagcctgctcgcaggccaACGTAAAGTACGCATTAGTGGTCAAAGACATTTGTGCATGCACAGACCATATATATacatcatatatctttatttaccctcgggtttttagagtagcttgttgtagctaatatctccgagcatttaccctctaaaccatgatacaccacagaagacagaccacaacaccgggaactacatggcctactctttacgacaagtgtgcgggttctttcacgtcccacaggattatgaacattgaagggttgtgagacgggacctccggcttatcgtccttatccaagaagactagagagtctaaccatttgcagatgtaattacaaaggcagcactttctcctcagttatttaaagacactgagtgttggtccggccggagttgaactcacgacctcccgcgtgacagcccggtgctcaaccaaagGAGCCACCAAGTGCTGCAAACGCGGGATAAAAATCggagcaggggcccgtttctcgaaagtcccgatatcTCTTCGGGCCCATTTGGACACTGAACAAAAGTGTTTAAATTTCTTGAGAATTTCTTGTCTTATTACAGAAATGCGTTGACCTTTAGAAAACAGTTAGCTTCAATCAAACCTTTATTTAAGATATAATCCACAAAAGGCCCTGGCTCAAATTTCACAGCTCcgttttgaaaataaatttggGTACCTTTTCGTTTAGTTTGAGGGTTTAAGAGAAATTAAACTGTTTCACAGTGTACACGTAGACAAGATTCCATTATCCAAGGGTAAGAGTCTGGTATCAgatttgtccccatcagcgtcagaaaagtgtccattttaaaaccaagttttgctggaaaataaacaataaagcaAATCaactaactcaatgttgtacccaattcaatcTCAAGGGGTTAAAATTCTtggtgtattgtatttgcattgcaatgcagcattcacatttaaatgacatGGAAATACACGGAACTAAACGTTTT encodes the following:
- the LOC137973185 gene encoding uncharacterized protein, which encodes MYQNENAIFPVDGQELGQVSHPSNAVHEEIIDSPVVHCTHNDGCLWKGQLRYLQMHLKQYHNHGGREDTAEKPCLEPEHPPDQSSLNEQMSSLGIAECSGLNALTEHHDSAQEDRPQGASIERSTENMKVQQPVFDVSREEFERLKRELQEMREQLFAVNAAHNNEKQALEQQVTWFCAELNCKRVSDDKNMDVALLQSQLYHLEACNADLQARHAALQAQVGRMEGQ